The region TGTCGGCCTCGTTCCAGTAGATCGCCTTCATGCGGATCAGGTCGACGACGCCCTTGAAATTCTCCTCCGCACCGATCGGCAGCTGGATCGGCACCGGATTGGCGCCGAGCCGGGTCTTGATCTGACCCACCACGCGCAGGAAGTTGGCGCCAGCGCGATCCATCTTGTTGACGAAGGCCATGCGCGGCACTTCGTACTTGTTGGCCTGACGCCACACGGTCTCGGACTGCGGCTCGACGCCACCGACCGCGCAGAACACCGCGCAGGCGCCGTCCAGCACGCGCAGCGAACGCTCCACCTCGATCGTGAAGTCGACGTGCCCGGGGGTGTCGATGATGTTGATCCGGTGCTCGGGGAACTGCTTGTCCATCCCGTACCAGAAACAGGTGGTCGCCGCAGACGTGATGGTGATGCCACGCTCCTGCTCCTGCTCCATCCAGTCCATGGTCGCGGCGCCGTCGTGCACTTCGCCGATCTTGTGCGAAACGCCGGTGTAGAACAGGATGCGCTCGGTGGTCGTCGTCTTACCAGCATCGATGTGCGCCATGATGCCGATATTGCGATACCGCTCGATAGGGGTTTTGCGTGGCACTGTCTTATACCTCTGTGCTTACCAGCGATAGTGGGCGAAGGCCTTGTTGGCTTCGGCCATGCGATGGGTGTCTTCGCGCTTCTTGACGGCGCCGCCCTTGTTTTCGGCCGCGTCCATCAGTTCGCCCGCGAGCTTCTGCGCCATCGACTTCTCTCCGCGCTTGCGCGCGGCATCGACCAGCCAGCGCATGGCCAGGGCATTTTGCCGAACCGCTCGCACCTCGACCGGGACCTGATAGGTGGCGCCACCGACACGGCGGGACTTCACCTCGACCAGCGGGCGGACGTTGTCGAGCGCCTTGCCCAGAAATTCCAGCGGATCACCGGAGCGACGGCTCACGATATGATCCAGCGCGCCGTAAACGATGTTTTCGGCGACGGATTTCTTGCCGCGCTCCATCACGAAATTGATGAATTTGGCCAGCTGCTCGCTCCCGAATTTGGGATCCGGCAGAACCACGCGCTTGGGCACTTCTCTTCTTCTGGGCATGAGCGATTCTCGTCAACTAAACGAATGACTGGGATTTGGATTAACTCTTCGGACGCTTGGCACCGTACTTGGAGCGGGCCTGGCGGCGCTTCTGCACGCCCTGCGTGTCGAGGCTGCCGCGCACGGTGTGGTAGCGGACACCGGGAAGGTCTTTGACACGACCGCCGCGGATCAGCACCACGGAGTGCTCCTGAAGGTTGTGCCCCTCGCCACCGATATAGCTGCTGACCTCGTAACCACTGGTGAGACGCACGCGCGCGACCTTGCGGAGCGCGGAATTCGGCTTCTTCGGCGTGGTGGTGTAAACGCGGGTGCAAACGCCGCGACGCTGAGGACAGGCCTCCAGCGCAGGCACCTTGCTCTTTTCCCGTTTCTGTTTGCGCGGCTTGCGCACCAACTGGTTGATCGTAGCCATCTAAGCGGTTCTCCAACCCTTAAAACAAACGACAGGCCGCGCTGGCGCGACCTGTCGAAGGACGCGAAATTTTAGAGGCCTGCCCGCCCCCTGTCAAGGTCGCGGGCAGGCGTTGACGCGCTACTCTGCGCTCGGCGCCTGCCCCTCGTCTCCCGACGGGGTTTCGATCGCCGTTTCCGGTTCGCCGGCTTGGCCGGTTTCGGCCACCGCGGCGGCCAGCTCCATGGCCAGCATGTCGCCCATGTGGCGCTTGCGACGGCGCTCGTCGTGGAAAGCCAAGCCCGTACCCGCCGGAATGAGGCGCCCGACAATGACGTTTTCCTTGAGCCCGCGGAGCGCATCGCTCGCGCCGCGCACGGCGGCTTCCGTCAGCACGCGCGTGGTCTCCTGGAAGGACGCGGCCGAGATGTACGACTCTGTCACCAGCGAGGCCTTGGTGATGCCGAGCAGCACCGACTCGAACTGCGCCATCTGCTTGCCATCGGCCACCACGCGACGGTTTTCCTCCACGAGGCGCGCGCGATCGACCTGCTCGCCCTTCAGGAAACGCGTGTCGCCGGCATCAATGATGTCCACCTTGCGCAGCATCTGGCGGATGATGACCTCGATGTGCTTGTCGTTGATGGTCACGCCCTGGAGCCGATAGACGTCCTGAATCTCGCGCACCAGATAGCTGGCCAGGGCCGGGATACCCCGCAGACGCAGGATGTCATGGGCGCTCAGCTCGCCTTCGGCGATGACCTCGCCACGCTCGACCTTTTCGCCCTCGAACACGCTGACCTGACGCCACTTGGGAATCAGCTCCTCGTAGGTATCGCCATGTTCGTCGGTGATGATCAGGCGCTGCTTGCCCTTGGTATCCTTGCCGAAGCTGACGGTACCGGAGCGCTCGGCCAGGATCGCCGGCTCCTTGGGCTTACGCGCCTCGAACAGGTCGGCCACGCGGGGCAGACCGCCGGTGATATCGCGCGTCTT is a window of Acidihalobacter prosperus DNA encoding:
- the rpsG gene encoding 30S ribosomal protein S7 — protein: MPRRREVPKRVVLPDPKFGSEQLAKFINFVMERGKKSVAENIVYGALDHIVSRRSGDPLEFLGKALDNVRPLVEVKSRRVGGATYQVPVEVRAVRQNALAMRWLVDAARKRGEKSMAQKLAGELMDAAENKGGAVKKREDTHRMAEANKAFAHYRW
- the rpsL gene encoding 30S ribosomal protein S12; translation: MATINQLVRKPRKQKREKSKVPALEACPQRRGVCTRVYTTTPKKPNSALRKVARVRLTSGYEVSSYIGGEGHNLQEHSVVLIRGGRVKDLPGVRYHTVRGSLDTQGVQKRRQARSKYGAKRPKS